Proteins from one Synechococcus sp. MU1643 genomic window:
- the murJ gene encoding murein biosynthesis integral membrane protein MurJ has translation MARSLKGIALVVTLGTLLSKVGGLIRQLVIAAAFGVGAAYDAYNYAYVLPGFLLILLGGINGPFHSAMVSVLSRRPRAEGARILAALNTSVSALLLVVTIVLVLAADPLITLVGPGLAPELHAIARVQLQVMAPMALLAGLIGLGFGSLNAADEFWIPAISPLMSSGALIVGVGLLWWQLGADIALPSTAMSGGVVLALATLVGAMLQWLIQLPALIRQGLARFQLVWDWRHPGVREVWRVMGPATLSSGMLQVNVFTDLFFASGIIGAAAGLGYANLLVQTPLGLISNALLVPLLPTFARLTAPSDRAQLIERIRQGLMLSAASMIPLGGLFVALGGPIVALVYERGAFDASAAQLVTGLLMAYGLGMPAYLGRDVLVRVFYALGDGTTPFRLSLAGIGLNVFFDWLLVGGPTPWGNQSPFNFGAPGLVLATVAINLFTCLALLLALQQRISALPLRRWGMDLLRLAIAGVLAAGGAGILVTVVPWSEGLGGLLLQVSAPGLLGLALFALIGAQLQVPEVREITQLVLGRFRAR, from the coding sequence ATGGCGCGTTCACTGAAGGGGATCGCACTGGTGGTGACCCTCGGAACCCTGCTGAGCAAGGTGGGTGGCCTGATTCGGCAGCTGGTGATTGCGGCGGCCTTCGGGGTTGGCGCGGCCTATGACGCCTACAACTACGCCTATGTGCTGCCTGGATTTCTGCTGATCCTGCTCGGGGGCATTAATGGCCCCTTCCACAGCGCCATGGTCAGTGTGCTGAGTCGTCGCCCACGGGCCGAAGGAGCTCGTATCCTTGCGGCGCTCAACACCAGCGTCAGCGCACTGTTGCTGGTGGTCACCATCGTTTTGGTGCTGGCGGCGGATCCCCTCATCACCTTGGTGGGTCCTGGCCTTGCCCCCGAGCTTCACGCCATCGCTCGGGTCCAGCTGCAGGTGATGGCACCGATGGCCCTGCTGGCCGGGCTGATTGGGCTGGGCTTTGGCTCCCTCAATGCTGCAGACGAATTCTGGATTCCGGCGATTTCCCCGCTGATGTCCAGCGGTGCCTTGATCGTTGGGGTGGGACTGCTCTGGTGGCAGCTCGGCGCTGACATCGCCTTGCCGTCCACGGCCATGAGCGGGGGTGTGGTGCTGGCCTTGGCCACGTTGGTTGGGGCCATGCTCCAGTGGTTGATCCAGCTGCCAGCGTTGATCCGTCAGGGGTTGGCCCGTTTTCAACTGGTCTGGGATTGGCGGCACCCGGGGGTGCGCGAGGTCTGGCGTGTGATGGGCCCGGCGACGCTGTCGTCCGGGATGCTGCAGGTCAATGTGTTCACGGATCTGTTTTTCGCCTCCGGCATCATTGGTGCGGCGGCAGGTTTGGGGTACGCCAATTTGCTGGTGCAAACGCCCCTGGGCTTGATCTCGAATGCATTGCTGGTGCCCTTGCTGCCCACCTTCGCCAGGCTCACGGCGCCGTCGGATCGTGCGCAGCTGATCGAAAGGATTCGGCAGGGGTTGATGCTCTCTGCCGCATCAATGATTCCTCTGGGGGGACTGTTCGTTGCATTGGGCGGTCCCATCGTGGCCCTTGTGTACGAGCGTGGTGCCTTCGATGCGTCCGCCGCCCAGCTGGTGACGGGCCTATTGATGGCCTACGGCCTGGGCATGCCGGCCTACCTCGGACGGGATGTGCTGGTGCGTGTCTTCTATGCCCTCGGTGATGGGACGACGCCATTTCGTCTCTCGTTGGCGGGGATTGGTCTGAACGTTTTTTTTGATTGGCTGCTGGTGGGTGGCCCGACCCCTTGGGGGAATCAGTCGCCATTCAATTTCGGTGCACCTGGGCTGGTGCTCGCGACGGTTGCGATCAACCTGTTTACCTGCCTTGCCTTGTTGTTGGCACTGCAGCAACGGATTTCAGCGCTGCCACTGCGGCGCTGGGGGATGGACCTGTTGCGGCTGGCCATCGCCGGTGTGCTGGCAGCGGGAGGCGCGGGAATTCTGGTAACCGTCGTGCCCTGGTCCGAGGGGCTGGGGGGGCTGCTGCTTCAGGTGTCTGCCCCTGGTCTGCTGGGTTTGGCGCTGTTCGCC
- the sfsA gene encoding DNA/RNA nuclease SfsA — MTGLPSPGDALLRFEPLTEGVLLKRYKRFLADVELSSGENVTAHCANTGPMTGVLIPGQRVRLRHAPSPKRKLAWTWEQAEVPGADGKPCWVGINTALPNLLIRATIEAGCLEAQLGAIAGIRAEVAYGTNKRSRIDLLLTPAEQNPDQRPIYLEVKNTTWTDGKTALFPDTVTERGQKHLIEMMGVVPEARALLVPCLSRSDVNAFAPGDSADPRYGELFRQATKSGVEVLPCCFSFSADAVHWQGTRLVNLD, encoded by the coding sequence ATGACTGGCCTTCCCTCTCCGGGCGATGCCCTGCTGCGCTTTGAACCTTTAACGGAGGGCGTGCTGCTGAAGCGCTACAAACGCTTCCTGGCCGATGTGGAGCTGAGCAGCGGCGAGAACGTCACCGCCCACTGCGCCAACACCGGACCGATGACCGGGGTCTTGATCCCTGGCCAACGGGTGCGTCTGCGTCACGCACCCTCCCCCAAACGCAAGCTGGCCTGGACCTGGGAGCAAGCCGAAGTGCCAGGCGCCGATGGCAAGCCTTGCTGGGTTGGCATCAACACGGCCCTACCCAACCTCCTGATTCGCGCAACGATTGAAGCGGGGTGCCTGGAGGCCCAACTCGGCGCCATTGCGGGGATCCGCGCTGAGGTGGCCTACGGCACCAACAAACGCAGCCGGATCGATCTCCTGCTGACGCCAGCAGAGCAGAACCCCGATCAACGACCGATCTATCTGGAGGTGAAGAACACCACCTGGACCGACGGCAAAACGGCCCTGTTCCCCGACACGGTGACCGAACGGGGGCAAAAGCATTTGATTGAGATGATGGGCGTGGTTCCGGAGGCGCGGGCGTTGCTCGTGCCATGCCTCAGCCGCTCGGATGTGAATGCTTTTGCACCGGGCGATAGCGCCGATCCGCGCTACGGGGAGCTGTTTCGCCAGGCGACCAAGAGCGGGGTGGAAGTTCTGCCTTGCTGTTTCAGCTTCAGCGCCGATGCGGTGCACTGGCAGGGGACGCGCCTAGTCAACCTAGATTGA
- a CDS encoding ammonium transporter — protein MTTAFHAPPQKRRKTLQEASLLEGPMLLLKSIRGFSSNRAMTWLACAPLALMGLGIFTLSAKAEELPELSAAFLANNLWLLVATILVIFMNAGFAMVEAGMCRQKNAVNILSKNLFVFALAVTAYWFVGYSFMYGDSVIDGWLYFAGFFFDPTVTAETISDAGLVPTVDFLFQAAFAGTAATIVSGLVAERIKFGEFVIFALVLTAFIYPVAGSWEWNGGWLNSVGSVEFIDFAGSSIVHSVGAWAGLVGAMLLGPRIGKYVDGKVQAIPGHNMSIATLGALILWIGWYGFNPGSQLAMDQWVPYVAVTTTLGAAGGAIGATVISTITSKKPDLTMIINGILAGLVSVTAGCGNLTLTGSWVAGLVGGIIVVFSVAALDAAGIDDPVGAFSVHGVCGVWGTIVIGLWGYDVQGDGSGLGLLVGGGVEQLGIQALGAAAYAIWTVVTCFIAWQIIGSLFGGIRVTEQEESEGLDIGEHGMEAYAGFSTTNN, from the coding sequence ATGACAACTGCATTCCACGCGCCACCGCAAAAGCGGCGCAAAACCCTTCAGGAGGCCAGCCTCCTGGAAGGCCCGATGCTTCTTCTAAAGAGCATCCGGGGCTTCAGTTCCAACCGCGCCATGACCTGGCTTGCCTGTGCGCCCCTGGCGCTTATGGGCCTTGGCATCTTCACGCTGTCGGCCAAAGCCGAAGAGCTGCCTGAGCTCTCCGCAGCTTTCCTGGCCAACAACCTCTGGCTTCTGGTCGCCACCATCCTGGTGATCTTCATGAATGCCGGCTTCGCCATGGTCGAAGCCGGCATGTGCCGGCAAAAGAATGCCGTCAATATCCTCTCCAAGAACCTGTTTGTGTTCGCCCTTGCGGTGACCGCCTACTGGTTCGTGGGCTACTCCTTCATGTACGGCGATTCCGTCATCGACGGTTGGCTGTATTTCGCAGGCTTCTTCTTCGATCCAACCGTCACCGCTGAGACCATCAGCGATGCTGGCCTGGTTCCCACCGTTGATTTCCTGTTCCAGGCGGCCTTCGCCGGAACCGCCGCCACGATCGTTTCTGGTCTTGTGGCTGAGCGGATCAAGTTCGGCGAATTCGTGATCTTCGCCCTGGTCCTCACCGCCTTCATCTACCCAGTTGCTGGCAGCTGGGAATGGAACGGTGGCTGGCTCAACAGTGTTGGCAGCGTCGAATTCATCGACTTCGCTGGTTCCTCGATCGTGCACTCCGTCGGCGCTTGGGCCGGCCTCGTCGGGGCCATGCTGCTCGGACCCCGCATCGGCAAGTACGTCGATGGCAAGGTTCAGGCCATTCCTGGACACAACATGTCCATCGCCACCCTTGGCGCTCTGATCCTCTGGATCGGCTGGTACGGCTTCAACCCGGGCTCCCAGCTGGCCATGGACCAGTGGGTTCCCTACGTGGCCGTCACCACCACCCTCGGCGCAGCCGGCGGTGCCATCGGCGCCACGGTGATCTCCACGATCACATCCAAGAAGCCTGATCTCACCATGATCATCAACGGCATCCTGGCCGGCCTGGTGAGCGTGACTGCCGGTTGCGGCAACCTCACCCTGACGGGTTCCTGGGTGGCTGGCCTGGTGGGCGGCATCATCGTCGTCTTCTCCGTTGCCGCTCTCGATGCCGCAGGCATTGACGACCCCGTCGGCGCCTTCTCCGTGCACGGTGTGTGCGGCGTGTGGGGCACGATCGTGATAGGTCTCTGGGGCTACGACGTCCAGGGCGATGGCTCCGGCCTCGGCCTTCTGGTCGGCGGTGGCGTTGAGCAGCTCGGCATCCAAGCCCTGGGTGCAGCTGCCTACGCCATCTGGACCGTTGTCACCTGCTTCATCGCCTGGCAGATCATCGGCTCCCTCTTCGGTGGCATCCGCGTCACCGAACAGGAAGAGTCCGAAGGTCTGGACATTGGCGAACACGGCATGGAGGCCTACGCCGGTTTCTCCACCACCAACAACTGA
- a CDS encoding 4-hydroxy-3-methylbut-2-enyl diphosphate reductase, translating to MDTHAFKRSLHHSERYNRRGFGRAEEVAESLEQAYQSGLIGTIRDNGYRLEHGRLDVRLAEAFGFCWGVERAVAMAYETRKHYPSERLWITNEIIHNPSVNDHLRGMDVQFIPVEQGVKDFSGVTSGDVVILPAFGATVQEMQLLNERGCHIVDTTCPWVSKVWNTVEKHKKHTFSSIIHGKVKHEETLATSSFAGTYLVVLDLEEAQYVADYILGKGDRDEFIKRFAKACSPGFDPDRDLERLGVANQTTMLKSETEEIGRLFERTMLSKYGPTQLNDHFLAFNTICDATQERQDAMFSLVDEPLDLMVVIGGFNSSNTTHLQEIAVSRGIRSFHIDTPERIDVGSNSIEHKPLAAELCREGDFLPEGPVRVGITSGASTPDRAVEEVIEKLMQLSEN from the coding sequence ATGGACACCCACGCCTTCAAGCGCTCCCTCCATCATTCCGAGCGTTACAACCGGCGAGGCTTCGGGCGTGCCGAGGAAGTGGCGGAAAGCCTTGAGCAGGCTTACCAAAGCGGCCTGATCGGCACGATCAGGGACAACGGCTACCGACTGGAACACGGCAGGCTCGACGTGCGCCTGGCGGAAGCCTTCGGGTTCTGCTGGGGTGTTGAACGGGCCGTGGCGATGGCCTACGAAACCCGCAAGCACTACCCAAGCGAGCGCCTCTGGATCACGAACGAGATCATCCACAACCCCTCAGTGAACGATCACCTCAGGGGAATGGATGTGCAGTTCATCCCTGTCGAACAGGGGGTGAAGGACTTCTCAGGTGTCACCTCCGGCGATGTGGTGATCCTGCCGGCCTTTGGTGCCACCGTTCAGGAAATGCAGCTGCTGAATGAACGGGGCTGCCACATCGTTGATACGACCTGTCCCTGGGTCTCCAAGGTGTGGAACACCGTGGAGAAACACAAAAAGCACACCTTCAGCTCGATCATTCACGGCAAGGTGAAGCACGAGGAAACACTGGCCACCAGCTCATTTGCCGGCACATATCTGGTGGTGCTCGATCTGGAGGAAGCCCAGTACGTCGCCGATTACATCCTCGGCAAAGGTGACCGTGATGAGTTCATCAAACGCTTTGCCAAAGCTTGCTCTCCAGGGTTCGATCCCGATCGGGACCTCGAACGTCTGGGCGTGGCCAACCAGACCACAATGCTGAAGAGCGAAACGGAAGAAATCGGACGCTTGTTCGAACGCACGATGTTGAGCAAATACGGTCCAACTCAGCTCAACGACCACTTCCTGGCCTTCAACACCATTTGCGACGCCACTCAGGAGCGTCAGGACGCCATGTTCTCCCTAGTGGATGAACCGCTGGACCTCATGGTGGTGATCGGTGGTTTCAACTCGTCCAACACCACCCACCTGCAGGAAATTGCCGTCAGCCGCGGCATTCGCTCCTTCCACATCGACACGCCCGAGCGCATTGACGTGGGCAGCAATTCGATCGAGCACAAACCACTGGCAGCAGAACTCTGTCGTGAAGGTGATTTCCTGCCTGAGGGGCCCGTTCGGGTGGGCATCACCTCCGGTGCCTCAACGCCGGATCGGGCGGTGGAAGAGGTGATCGAAAAACTGATGCAATTGAGCGAAAACTGA
- a CDS encoding DUF1997 domain-containing protein, whose protein sequence is MTVLSPTETDNQLHGADPQVRCYSSHFEDSMQMLAPQEVVTRYLDNHQSWFERCASPMQVEAIDRQSYSLTLGRFGNFGFEVEPTIALRLLPQQEGIYRIETMRTVPQSLAQRHHYDVDFRAGMRLIPEQEHTSVQWDLDLKVWIRLPKVITMLPDQLVQSSGDHLLKQIVRQISRRLTWKVQEDFHAAHGLSCPPRKRAAF, encoded by the coding sequence GTGACGGTCTTGTCGCCCACTGAAACCGACAATCAGCTTCACGGTGCAGACCCGCAGGTGCGCTGCTACAGCAGCCACTTCGAGGATTCAATGCAGATGCTGGCGCCCCAAGAGGTGGTAACGCGCTACCTAGATAACCATCAGAGCTGGTTTGAACGTTGCGCCAGCCCGATGCAGGTCGAGGCCATCGATCGGCAGTCCTACAGCTTGACCCTGGGGCGGTTCGGCAACTTTGGCTTCGAAGTGGAGCCCACGATCGCTCTACGACTGCTGCCGCAGCAGGAAGGGATTTACCGGATCGAAACCATGCGGACCGTGCCACAGTCGCTCGCCCAGCGCCATCACTACGACGTCGACTTCCGCGCGGGGATGCGCCTAATCCCCGAACAGGAGCACACCTCCGTCCAATGGGACCTGGATCTCAAGGTCTGGATCCGTCTGCCCAAGGTGATCACCATGCTCCCGGATCAATTGGTCCAAAGCAGTGGTGATCATTTGCTCAAGCAGATTGTCCGCCAGATTTCGCGAAGGCTGACCTGGAAGGTCCAGGAAGATTTCCATGCCGCCCATGGCTTGAGCTGCCCACCCCGTAAGCGAGCAGCCTTCTGA
- a CDS encoding DUF4079 domain-containing protein, producing MLATLPFSLNFAHPLSEWGLLAVGGWALYLGIKVKKTRTGTAEQRKELVPKKFAQRHYLWGSILLAVMTLGTLGGMAVTYLNNGKLFVGPHLLVGLAMTGMIAVAASLSPLMQRGNVIARKAHVGLNMGMLTLFLWQAFSGMEIVNKIWTNR from the coding sequence ATGCTCGCCACCCTCCCCTTCAGCCTCAATTTCGCTCACCCCCTATCGGAGTGGGGCCTGCTCGCCGTTGGTGGTTGGGCTCTGTACCTGGGGATCAAGGTCAAGAAAACCCGCACCGGCACCGCAGAACAGCGCAAAGAGCTGGTGCCGAAGAAGTTCGCCCAGCGCCATTACCTCTGGGGCAGCATCCTGCTGGCTGTGATGACCCTCGGCACGCTGGGTGGCATGGCGGTCACCTATCTGAACAATGGCAAGTTGTTCGTCGGTCCGCACCTTTTGGTGGGTCTGGCGATGACCGGAATGATTGCTGTTGCCGCGTCGCTCTCACCCTTGATGCAGCGGGGCAATGTGATCGCGCGCAAGGCTCATGTGGGCCTGAACATGGGCATGCTCACGCTGTTCCTCTGGCAGGCCTTCAGCGGCATGGAGATCGTCAACAAGATCTGGACCAACCGCTGA
- the purH gene encoding bifunctional phosphoribosylaminoimidazolecarboxamide formyltransferase/IMP cyclohydrolase, translating to MAPVALLSVSDKSGLVPLAEALHRTHGYQLLSSGGTAKVLEQAGLPVTRVSEHTGAPEILGGRVKTLHPRVHGGILAKRGEASHQADLKQQNIAPIDVVVVNLYPFRETIARPDVTWDQAIENIDIGGPAMVRAAAKNHADVAVLTSPDQYERLLTALAETGGSVPSELRRQLALEAFQHTASYDTVISRWMIEQNAAEDSPWLEAVPLRQTLRYGENPHQKARWFSHPKQGWGGAIQLQGKELSTNNLLDLEAALATVREFGYGVDGSAPALQPAAVVVKHTNPCGVAIGASIPAALTRALDADRVSAFGGIIAMNGVVEATAARELTSLFLECVVAPGFTPEAREVLVAKANLRLLELAPQAIDAAGPDHVRSILGGLLVQDLDDQVITPADWTVASQRPPTPQEKLDLEFAWCLVRHVRSNAIVVARDGQSLGVGAGQMNRVGSARIALEAAGEKAQGAVLASDGFFPFDDTVRLAASHGITAVIHPGGSMRDGDSIKACDELGLAMQLTGRRHFLH from the coding sequence ATGGCTCCTGTCGCTCTGCTGAGTGTTTCCGATAAGTCCGGGCTGGTGCCCCTGGCGGAGGCCCTACATCGGACCCATGGCTATCAGCTGCTCTCCAGTGGGGGCACGGCCAAGGTGCTCGAGCAGGCCGGTCTCCCAGTGACCCGTGTGTCGGAGCACACCGGGGCCCCAGAAATTCTTGGCGGTCGTGTGAAAACGCTCCATCCAAGGGTGCATGGCGGAATTTTGGCCAAGCGGGGTGAGGCATCCCACCAAGCCGATCTTAAGCAGCAGAACATTGCCCCCATCGATGTGGTGGTGGTCAACCTTTATCCCTTCCGCGAAACGATTGCTCGGCCTGACGTCACCTGGGATCAGGCGATCGAGAACATCGACATCGGTGGCCCCGCCATGGTGCGGGCGGCCGCCAAAAACCATGCCGATGTGGCTGTTCTTACCAGCCCTGACCAATACGAACGTCTGTTGACCGCTCTGGCGGAGACGGGCGGGAGCGTGCCTTCAGAACTGCGGCGTCAACTCGCCCTTGAAGCGTTCCAGCACACCGCGTCGTACGACACCGTGATCAGCCGCTGGATGATCGAGCAAAACGCCGCGGAAGACAGCCCTTGGTTGGAGGCGGTGCCATTGCGGCAGACCCTGCGGTATGGCGAAAATCCCCACCAAAAAGCGCGCTGGTTCAGCCATCCCAAACAGGGTTGGGGTGGCGCCATTCAGCTGCAGGGCAAGGAGCTGAGCACCAACAACCTTTTGGATCTCGAGGCTGCCCTCGCCACGGTGCGGGAGTTCGGCTATGGAGTCGACGGCTCCGCACCGGCGTTGCAACCTGCTGCTGTGGTCGTCAAGCACACCAATCCCTGCGGTGTGGCGATCGGAGCTTCGATTCCTGCAGCACTGACGCGGGCCCTGGATGCCGATCGGGTGAGTGCCTTCGGTGGAATCATTGCCATGAATGGTGTGGTGGAAGCCACGGCGGCCCGTGAGCTCACCAGCCTGTTCCTGGAATGTGTCGTCGCACCGGGCTTCACGCCCGAGGCGCGGGAGGTGCTGGTGGCCAAAGCCAATCTGCGCCTGTTGGAGCTGGCTCCCCAGGCCATTGATGCGGCAGGCCCCGATCACGTGCGGAGCATCCTTGGCGGTCTCCTGGTTCAAGATCTTGATGATCAGGTGATCACGCCGGCCGACTGGACCGTGGCCAGCCAGCGGCCGCCAACACCGCAGGAAAAGCTGGACCTCGAATTTGCCTGGTGTCTGGTGCGTCATGTTCGTTCCAACGCCATCGTTGTGGCCAGGGATGGGCAGAGCCTTGGCGTGGGTGCCGGGCAGATGAATCGCGTGGGCTCAGCCCGGATTGCACTGGAGGCGGCAGGTGAGAAAGCCCAGGGAGCCGTTCTGGCCAGTGATGGCTTCTTCCCGTTTGACGACACGGTGCGTCTGGCTGCCAGCCACGGCATCACCGCCGTGATTCATCCCGGAGGGAGCATGCGCGATGGCGATTCGATCAAGGCCTGCGATGAGCTTGGCCTGGCGATGCAGCTCACGGGGCGCCGCCATTTTCTTCACTGA
- a CDS encoding alpha/beta hydrolase — MDGRLVLLHGWGANGEDLKPLGDRVARECSKNLDVVCLEAPELHPDQPGGRQWYGLFPAQWDAVPAAVERLKAQLQSLNSEGLGLERTVVFGFSQGGAMALESGCVLPIAGLISCSGYPHPNWAPPQQHPPVLLMHGSDDPIVPFQAMPAIASQLQPDRCQTLPFKNGHTIPDETVQPILLFIERVLENA, encoded by the coding sequence ATGGATGGCCGGCTTGTACTGCTCCACGGCTGGGGAGCCAATGGAGAGGATCTCAAGCCCCTGGGCGATCGCGTAGCGCGCGAGTGCTCAAAAAACCTTGATGTGGTGTGCCTTGAGGCCCCTGAACTCCATCCCGACCAACCTGGAGGACGCCAGTGGTATGGCCTGTTCCCGGCCCAGTGGGACGCCGTACCCGCGGCCGTTGAGCGCCTCAAGGCTCAACTTCAGAGCCTGAACAGTGAAGGCCTTGGACTCGAACGGACGGTGGTGTTCGGCTTTTCGCAGGGAGGTGCAATGGCTTTGGAAAGCGGCTGCGTCCTACCCATCGCAGGGCTGATCAGCTGCAGCGGCTATCCACACCCGAACTGGGCTCCACCCCAGCAACACCCGCCTGTGTTGCTGATGCATGGTTCAGACGATCCGATAGTGCCGTTCCAGGCAATGCCAGCGATCGCTTCGCAGTTGCAGCCCGATCGCTGTCAGACACTTCCATTCAAAAACGGCCACACAATCCCGGATGAGACGGTGCAGCCGATCCTGTTGTTTATCGAACGTGTTCTGGAGAACGCATAA
- a CDS encoding DUF3155 domain-containing protein: MSKKRKRISRRRLAGQRVLAHVPTHHLETGEYKPVTAARRYIAEAAMVPPALLNVRRNEHTTDRFFWGEKGLFSAQYAEENHFLFPSLRTIVDSIGEDKLFEGLELGADDWEEMEEYEYAFV, encoded by the coding sequence ATGTCCAAGAAGCGCAAGCGTATTAGCCGTCGTCGTCTGGCAGGTCAGCGGGTCCTGGCCCATGTGCCAACCCATCACCTTGAGACCGGTGAGTACAAGCCTGTTACGGCTGCTCGCCGCTACATCGCAGAAGCGGCCATGGTGCCTCCAGCTCTGCTGAACGTGCGCCGCAACGAGCACACCACCGACCGTTTCTTCTGGGGTGAGAAGGGTCTGTTCAGCGCCCAATACGCCGAAGAGAATCACTTTCTCTTCCCCTCATTGCGCACGATTGTTGATTCCATCGGTGAAGACAAGCTCTTTGAAGGCCTCGAGCTTGGAGCTGATGATTGGGAGGAAATGGAGGAGTACGAATACGCCTTCGTTTGA
- a CDS encoding sensor histidine kinase KdpD gives MQLTDRFLDFTDQQLADLTAEEGIQHLGLYVSAPPNQQGPPLLLIRQWSANKRSLPPADADPNLRLPHESRRWYPLQDAGLILGALRADLDPRRSWTMTLDQRMRRSAAAISHALGRDLECLQLHQELSQQNDQLRTLVHQLRNPLAALRTYAQLLLRRLEADSSHRALVEGMLSEQRQLGQYIDVLDGLGQQRLPQQEPLGPTLLPPGPAEGEATMQTLLMPLLERAEATASLQGRPWQGPDLWPQWIHQPSQDGTIAEIVANLLENAFRYSPAGCIVGLCLLPDGLCVWDDGPPIPLEERDLIFERGARGSTGQERAGTGLGLALARSLAEQQGRNLTLCVEPSTIDPDLPTQGNAFVLNWPAEARPNPTT, from the coding sequence ATGCAGCTCACCGATCGATTCTTAGATTTCACCGATCAACAGCTGGCTGATCTGACCGCCGAAGAAGGCATTCAGCATCTGGGGCTGTACGTCAGTGCGCCTCCCAATCAGCAAGGCCCGCCCTTGCTGCTGATCCGGCAATGGTCTGCCAATAAACGATCTCTTCCCCCTGCCGACGCAGACCCGAACCTGCGCCTGCCGCACGAGAGTCGGCGTTGGTATCCCCTCCAGGATGCAGGCCTGATCCTGGGAGCGCTGCGCGCCGATCTGGATCCGCGACGGAGTTGGACGATGACCCTGGACCAACGGATGCGACGCAGTGCTGCCGCCATCAGCCACGCCCTAGGGCGAGACCTGGAATGCCTGCAACTGCACCAGGAACTCAGCCAACAAAACGATCAACTGCGCACCCTCGTGCATCAGTTGCGCAATCCACTGGCGGCCCTACGCACCTATGCCCAACTGCTGCTGCGGCGGCTTGAAGCAGACAGCTCCCACCGTGCACTTGTCGAGGGAATGCTCTCTGAGCAACGCCAACTCGGCCAGTACATCGACGTGCTCGATGGCCTCGGGCAGCAACGTCTCCCGCAACAAGAGCCCCTTGGCCCCACCTTGTTGCCCCCCGGCCCTGCCGAAGGTGAGGCAACCATGCAAACCCTGCTGATGCCTCTGCTGGAGCGGGCGGAAGCGACAGCAAGCCTGCAGGGCCGCCCCTGGCAGGGTCCGGACCTGTGGCCCCAGTGGATTCATCAACCATCCCAGGATGGAACGATCGCAGAGATCGTCGCCAACCTCCTTGAAAATGCCTTCCGCTACAGCCCAGCGGGATGCATCGTGGGCCTGTGCCTATTGCCCGATGGGCTCTGCGTCTGGGACGACGGGCCGCCGATCCCCCTGGAGGAGCGCGACCTGATTTTCGAGCGGGGAGCGCGGGGGTCCACCGGACAGGAGCGAGCGGGCACCGGCCTTGGGCTCGCCCTTGCACGCTCCCTGGCAGAGCAGCAGGGCCGCAACCTCACGCTCTGCGTGGAGCCTTCCACGATCGATCCTGATCTGCCCACTCAGGGCAACGCGTTCGTCCTCAACTGGCCGGCAGAAGCAAGGCCAAACCCAACAACGTGA
- the cobS gene encoding adenosylcobinamide-GDP ribazoletransferase — protein MRADCIHRAIPRIVPPWLSDLAGAWIFYTVLPAWPWPQPSFRRIARFAPWMGLLIGALQGLLWIGLSRLGWPLAACAPCVVALGIQLSGGLHHDGLIDTADGLGAPAERRLEAMEDSRVGASGVLALVMVLLLQVGALIQLGGQAPLGLCLAAFWARVAPLWAMARFDYLRADGTAAFHRDHGRPLWDALPSLLVVVVLAGWVGPIPLVLGGVVAILVAQSLGRRLGGHTGDSYGAVLVLTEMITLLGLALLLPAS, from the coding sequence GTGAGGGCCGATTGCATCCATCGCGCCATTCCCAGGATCGTTCCGCCCTGGCTTTCTGATCTGGCGGGAGCCTGGATCTTCTACACAGTGCTGCCCGCATGGCCCTGGCCGCAGCCCTCGTTTCGGCGCATTGCCCGCTTCGCCCCATGGATGGGGCTACTAATCGGTGCGCTGCAGGGGCTGCTCTGGATCGGTTTGTCCAGGCTTGGTTGGCCTCTGGCTGCCTGTGCCCCCTGCGTGGTGGCTCTTGGCATCCAACTCAGTGGTGGGTTGCACCACGACGGCTTAATCGACACGGCAGATGGCCTCGGGGCTCCAGCGGAGCGGCGGCTCGAGGCGATGGAGGACAGCCGGGTGGGCGCCAGTGGCGTGCTGGCTCTTGTGATGGTGCTGCTGTTGCAGGTTGGGGCCTTAATCCAGCTGGGGGGGCAGGCCCCCCTCGGGCTCTGCCTGGCTGCGTTCTGGGCCCGGGTGGCACCGCTCTGGGCCATGGCACGTTTCGACTACCTACGCGCTGATGGAACGGCTGCGTTTCATCGCGATCACGGCAGACCGCTCTGGGACGCCTTGCCCTCGTTGTTGGTGGTGGTTGTGTTGGCTGGTTGGGTGGGGCCCATACCCCTTGTCCTGGGTGGGGTTGTGGCGATCCTGGTCGCCCAGAGCCTCGGGCGACGCCTGGGGGGGCACACCGGTGACAGTTATGGAGCGGTGCTTGTGCTCACCGAGATGATCACGTTGTTGGGTTTGGCCTTGCTTCTGCCGGCCAGTTGA